AAACACGGATTTAAGAAAATATTTGATGCAGACGGTGTAAGCAAATACAACTACAAATTGGAAAAATAACCATCTGTATATAATCTGCCGATTTTATAAAAAACTCATTAAAAGGGCTTGCCTAAAAAGCGATTATATGGCAATATAGCCCTTTAGGAGATATATCGTGTCAAACAAAATTAGAATTGAAGATGAAGAACAATTAATTTCTTCCTTAAAGGATGTTGTCGAAGCGATCAAAACACAGGAAAATCCTGAAGAATTAAACTTATATCGCCGCATCTTTAAAAAAGCAGTTCCGTTGACCATGCGGTCTTATGTTGCCGCCTATTTTATTAAACAAACGGGAATGGGGGGCAGCCGTATTTATAAAAAAGACAACCGAAACGGCTTAGGAAAAGGTACTTTTAAACAAAACTCTGCAAGACCTTCAAGACCTAAAGTCATATTGGCAGAAGAAGAGTCAACAAGTCTTTTTATCGGTGTAGGCCGAAAAAGAGGAATCTTTCCGAAAGATATCATAACCTTGTTGATTCAGGGAGCCGGTATTTCACGTGAACACATCGGCGACATAAGAATTTTGGATAATTACTGCTTTGTTCAAGTTATGCAGGATGAAGCTGAAACTATTATCGAAAAACTCAACAACAGCTATTACCGAGGTAAGAATTTAACGGTTAGTCATTCAAGGAAACCGGAGGATGAAAATTTTGAAGATTCCGAAACCTTTGAAAGTATAGAAAATTACGCGGAAGCAGAAAATAACCATAGTCAAACTGAAAGTGCAGTATAGACTTAAAAAAGCCCCTCTTAAAAAGAGGGGCTTTTTTTTAATAGACTTGTAAGAAAAAAATAAATTTGCTAAAATAGGGTATGAAAGATTGTGTTTACTCGGTATATTCGAAAGAAGATGCAAAGCATTTTATTAAAGAAGTCGGGACTTTGTGGAATGTATCTTTAACCTTTGACAGCAGCAAAATAGTAGATATTTTAAAAGAAAAACATTTTGATTTTGTAATTATCGATGCAGAATCAGGCGGTCTTTTTCTACCTGATATCCTTGAATTAATCAAAAACGAATTTCCCAATATTCATATATTTATTATAATCCATTGTAAACAAAATGATTTACAATACAATCTGTTAAGTTCCCATGTATCTGAAGTTTTTGAAATCCCAAAAGATTTTAAAGGAATATACGATAAAATAGAAAATTTTTTTCTGGAAGAACTGTGCAAAGAAAAAACACCGGCCTACACAAAAGAAGATGAAAATATACAAATAATAAAAAAAGAAATTATCGGCATCAGTAAGGAGATCTGCGAGCTTAGAGAATTTATCTACAGAGCAGCAAACTCAAACCTGCCGGTATTCCTATCCGGAGAAACAGGAGTAGGAAAAGGGGTAACGGCGAATTTAATACATAGATTATCTCAGGTCAAAAACAAAAAATTTCTGCCGATAAACGTCAGCTGCATACCGGAATCATTGGCAGAATCTTTTTTATTCGGCACTGAAGAAGGGAGTTTCACCGGTGCAGTTAAAAAAGAAGGAGCCTTTTTTGAAGCCTCCGGCGGCACAATCTTTTTAGATGAAATGGAAACCCTTTCACCGGATATCCAGGCAAAACTTCTGCATGTTTTAGAATCAGGTCTTATAAGCCCCGTCGGCTCGACAAAATCAAAGCAGGTTGAATTCCGTTTAATAGCAGCAGCAAACGAAGATCTACAAAAAATGATTAACGAAAAAAAATTCCGCCAAGACCTCTACTATAGACTTCATGTTCTGCACCATGAAATACCGCCTCTACGTAACAGAAAAGAAGACATAAAGCACATAGCGCAAGCTTATCTTAGCAAGGCAGAAAAAACGATAAGCGACGGCGCACAAGCAAAACTTAATTCTCACAACTGGCCGGGAAACATAAGGGAGTTATACAACTGTCTGGACAGGGCCTGCAATCTTGCCGGCAGTGAGGAAAAAATAGAAAACCGCCATATAAAATTCTAGTCGTTTTCAGCCGGCTTTTGGGTTTGGTGAATCCCCTTTCCTTTTAAGCAAACGGTTCCATCTTTTATAATTATTTGCCCCAATACATTTACCGGTCTATCCGGATCTATCTTTGACACGAAATCACAAAAAACCGGAACAACGCCCTCAAGGATTTGCTTTGTATCGTAGCCGACCAAAAGGTTAAAGGCTGTACTATATGTACCGGTTTGTATATTCGCAGGCATCCCCTTCCATACTACCCAGCAATCAAGATAAAGGAGGGGCTCCTGTTTTACCTGAGCATAAGAATAAATATCCTGTATATTATCAAAGCCTGGTTCTTCAAAATAATCCATCAAAAGTCTGGATTTTTGTTTTATCGAAAAAGAGGCATTTGATGAAAGAAGTCTATTTATCTCAACTTGAGCAGCATTATCCCTATGAGTATTAAAATACGTTTGAGCATCCGAATAAGCTTTTAATATCTGGCTCTGAGTCAATACATAAATATATGAGCCTTCCATATCTACAGCATACTTTCTTTCATTACTGTCCAATTTAAATTCTTCTAAATTAGCTCTTCCGCTGTCTGAAAACTGCCTTGTTTTAGTTATGTACGGCACAATAAAAACAAAAGAAATAATCGAAATACCTAAAACAAGAGCAACGGCAACAATTCTTCCTTTTTTTTCTTCATGCCCCGGACGTGGAAAAAGAGTCTTTATTTTACCTGACTGAACAAAATTGCCTAATTTTTCAGGTGAATTATTTTTGCGAATAATGTCCAAACCTTTTTTTGCAAGTTTACAATTAGGGTTGTGTTCAAGGGCTTGTAAGTAGTATTCTACGGCCTCTGTTGTAAGAGAGCGTCTCAAGGCCATAGCAGCATAAGTTGATAACAGGTCGGAGTCCGTCGGCTTTATTTGTCTGGCTCTTAAAAAATAATCCATAGCACCTTGTATGTCCCCTACATGAAAAGACGCCAAACCTAAATAAAAATGAAAGGCAAAAGAGTCTCTGTATTCAACAACATGAGGCTCCAATAAAGAGATAACATCATTGTATTTCTTTTTAGATAATAATTTCTTGCCTTGATCTACAACGGAAATAGCCATTTTTTATTCCTGTATATTTTGTATTGCAGTATCTGTCTGTTGTATTAAATCCTCAATATATTCATCAGAGGCCATATCGGGATTTGATTCAACTTCAAGAATTTTATTCAATAAGGCTTGTATATATTGGTAATCTTTTTCATTTTTAGGAGGTTCAACTTTATCCTGAGGAGCAGGTGTATTAGTCTTTTCGGGAACTTCCTCTTTTACAGAGGTATTTTTCTTTCTTAAAAAGTCATAACAGCCTATAAACATTGTTACTTTTAAGCTGTCAGTGTTCTCTAATACCTCGTTAGGCCAAACAAAAAGCAGGGCCGAATCATTATGTGAATATTGAGTACTAAATAATCTTCCCTGAACGGCTTTAGGCAGCCACTTAATACTTTGAAGTCTTTCCCAGTTGGCAACATAAATTTGAGCCGGCATTTTTGCTTCGGAATGATTGATTAAAAATAAACAAGCTGAATCGGAATTTGCAGAGATAATGGCAGAATCTTTTTCAAATTTAGGTTCTAAAACCGTTTCTCTAAAAATTCCCGTTCTTAAATCGGTATAAAGGGGAATTTTTCGGTCTTCTCCTAGCTTGGTGTCAAACAGAGCTTTTAATGCAAATTCTGCCGTACCGCCGCTTGTATTTTCAACGATAGTCTCAATCTTTAAAAGCGGGCTGCCGGTACCGTAAGTCTGTTCCGTAAAGGACAATTTTTGAGTAACATAAAAAGAATCATCAAAATCATATATAATTTTTATTGAATCTCCGTCAGCTTCAATGGTAACGGGCTTTCCTACTCTCTTTTTTAATTCATAGACCTTATTATCCTTATAGACATAGAATTTATTGGTACGGCCTAAGGATCTATCATCATAAAGAGGAGTGTATTTACCCTTTCCTCTAACAGAAAGATTATAAAGACAAAAATTTCCCGTCTTTCTAAAAACCACCAACTTAAGATTATCTTTTAAAAGTTCGTAATCAGGCAGTGATTTAGCATGTAAAAAAAACGTTGTCAAACCTAATAATAAAATCGTAAAATATCTTTTTCCTTTCATTGGTCATTTCCCTCCAAAAGTTGGTTATACATATTCTGCAAAATTTTAGCTTTTTTTATTAGAGCTTCAATTGCTGCACGCCTGGCATCCGGATCGGAATAATCAGCTTCAGGAGTTTCCTCATCAGCAACCATTTCCGAGGTGTATTTAGCATCCATTTTTGCTAAGGTTGCCAGCAGCTCTTGATTTTTTAACTCAAGCATTACAAGTTGGTCATGCAGTTCTTCATTACGCTTCCTTTCCATTTTTAGCTGTTCTGAAAGCTCGGCAATTCTCATATCTCCGCCGGTATCGGAAGATTGCTTTTGATATGCAGCAACCGTTTGCTCATAAATTTTTTTATTTTTTTCCGATTCTTCAGAAAGTTTTAAAAGTTCCTCATGGCTTATTTTTAAAAGTTTTAAAAGCTCATCCTGTGTAGAGGCCTGATCTATAAGGGCTATTTTATACCGAGAAGGTTCAACCTTGGCTGAAGAGGGATAATCTATTATAACACGCGAAAAAATAGTTCTTGCATCTTTTAAGCGTCCTACCATGTATAGATTTTCTCCTATCCAGTAATAAGCTGAGGCGGTTTGTCTGTGGTTAGAATATTTTCTTAAAAAGCCGTATAAAATATTTATGGATTGATCATGCTTTGCAGACAAGCAGCATATTCGGCCCTGTTGATACATAATCTCTGCGGCTTTAGGACTGTTTGGAAATCGTTTAAAAAAAGTCTCAATATCGTTTAGAGCAACCTGATAATTACGGGCTGAAGCATTTGCCATTATAAGCCAATATAGAGGTTCATCCAAAGATTTTTTTGAAACTTCCATTGCCTTTTGAAAAGAAAAGAGTGCAGACGACCAGTCAGACCGTGCATAGGCATCCAGACCGGATGACATATAATCGGTGTAATTTTGTGTAAAGGCATTTACAGTAAAAAGTAAAAAAAATAAAATAAAATTTTTTTTCATATTCTTAAATCTCCCGAAAAGAAAGCTGAACCGGACACAATTACGTCGGCACCGGCATCAATAACCAACCCTACATTTTTTGAATCGATCCCGCCATCGACAGAAATCAAATAATTATATTTTTTTTCGTCACGCAATGACCTTAGCCGCTTAACTTTTTCTAAACAATAAGGTATAAGCTTTTGTCCCCCGAATCCGGGATTAACACTCATAACCAAGATAAGATCGGTCAAAGGCGCTATTTCTTCAAGCATTCCTACAGGTGTGCTAGGCACGATGCTTACTCCGGCCTTCATCCCGTGAGAACGGATATCGGCAATAAGTCTGTCTGAATGAATAGATGCTTCAGCATGGAAGGTAAAATAATCCGCACCTGCATCCGCAAAGGCCGCGACCAAGTTTTCAGGATTATTGACCATTAGATGCACATCAAAAACCAGCTTGGAACAAGGGCGTATAGCCTTTATTACCGGAGGGCCGAAGGTTAAATTAGGCACAAACTGCCCATCCATAACATCTATATGAACCCAATCGCCGCCGTTTTTTTCTATAAAGGCCAATTCTTCACCTAATTTTGAAAAATCGGCACTTAAAAGCGAAGGGCTTAATTTAAAACACCTATCCATATATACCATATTAGCAAACAAACAAATATATGTAAATAGGTAAATACTAAAAATTAATAAGTAGTATCATCCATTTTCATAAACTCTTCCCTAACATTTTGAAGACGGAGGAGCTCCCTTTTTATAGTCCTTTCATAGTTTAAGTCTCCGGAAGCAATGCGGGCTCTTTCATTTTCCCAAAAAGGAAGACTGTCTAAAAATAAGAATTGGAATTCTCTCATATTGGCTTTTTCCGCCCATAACTTTGCTTCATGCCAATAAACAAGAGCTGTTTCATAGAATTCTTCAGCCTTAGACAGGCTTTCTATGTTTTGTTCTTTCCAAGGATAGTTGTAAAAATAAGCAGCCTGCTTATCGTATTTATTTCCCAATCTTAAATGCTGTTCGACCATTTTAAGGTTGAGGTGCATCATAAACATGTACCGGTATTTTTCCCATTCTTTTTTGGTAGTAATCTTTCCTAGAGCATGAAGGGGATTACAAAAATCGGCGTTTATAGCCCTTTCAAGCCAATAAATATTTTCGACGATATCATCAGGAGCTTGCTCATAATGAATATGGTAGAGCTTATAGTATTGCTCCTTATATTCCACAAAATAAGGAAAGATTTGACTAGAGAAAATAAAAAAACATAAAATTACAAAAAAGAAAAATCGCCTTTTCATCGATTATATTTTCGGCAAATCTTTTAGAATACTCCATAATTTCTCGTGAATTTCTTCAATTTGCTCAACGGCGTTAATTACTACTATGTTCATTTTAGGTTCTTTTAATCTGTACTCATCTATAATTTTCTTATACTCGTCCTGAACCTTATATTGAAAAGTTTTTTCTTCATATATTTCGAGTGTATTGCTGCGCTCCATTACCCGATTCATAGAAATATCTACAGGCAGATCAAAAAAGAATAGAAATTCCGGAAGGGGGAAACCCTCGTTTTGCAGTTTTGCAAGGCCGGCAGCCCCTGCTGCAGCTTGATAGGCAAGGCTAGAAAAAACATACCTATCCGAAAAAACAGCCCTTCCATCATTAACCTGTTTAATAATGCCTTGTAAGCCGTAAATATGCTCGCAGCGGTCAGCTGCAAATAAACGGGTCATCGTTTCAGGGGCAAGCTTAAGAGAACCTTGAAGAGCCGAACGGATTAAAGTTCCGATAGGGCCGGATGTGGGTTCCTGTGTAAACGAAACAAGGGAGCTCTTATCTTCGGACTCAAACCTTTCCTTTAAGAGCCTCATCTGGCTGGTAGTCCCTGAGCCGTCTATACCTTCAAATACAACAAAGTTGGGTAATATCATGAGGCCTATCATAACATTTTTTTTTTTGATATAATAGTAGGCTGGTGAAAAATATAAAAAAAATACGCATCATAGAAATTATCGTTTTTCTCGCAATAGTTGTAAGCTCTTTAATAGTTTTTTATCCGGCAGCCAAAGCACTGGAAAAACAGCTGGTATATGTAAGGGATAAGCTTATAAAAACTGTGGAAGACGAATTTGAAATAAAAATCACCTATGAATCCATATCTCCTTCTTTTTTTGACAGAATAAAAATACGGGATGTTACTATTTACAATGCCGCAACAAACGAAAAAATAGCTCATTTTTCCCAGCTCTCCATTGATTATAGGCTCCTCTCCTTGATCAAAAAAAATTTTACTTCCGTAATTGCCTCCTTAGGCGTTTATGACGGAATTATAGATTTTAACATTGAAAAAAATAAAAATATTTTAAAAAAATTAAACACGGAAGACAATGCCGTAGATAAACCGGTAAAGGATCAAAAAAAAGAGAAAAATGCCGAATCTTCGGTAGATATATTAACAATTATCGAAGCGGGTTCACAAAAAATTAAAAATACAAAACCCATAAAACTCGAATTAAAAAATATTGCTTTAAACTACAGCAATAAAAGCTCAAATATAGGTTTTTATACCTCAAGCGGGAAACTTACATTGGATTCAGGTAAAATTGACTTTTATATAAATTCAAGTCTTAGATATAGTAATTTTATACAAACAAATTTTCCGGACTTAAGTACACTCATGAATATAAACGGTTCATTTTATCCCGGTAATATGTCGGCCTCATCGATACTAAATTTTTCGGATATAAAAATGGGAAATATTTATATCGATAAATTTTCTCTATTTGCATCATACTTAGACAAGATAGCATCCATTACGACCATGCAAGATATTCAGCCCATTGATGTAAAAGTCTCTTGGAATACGGCGGAAAATACAGGCAGCATAAATCTTGAATGTAATGACTTAAAACCTTTATTAGCCGTTTCCCCTTCTGAAGGAACAGTCATTCTTAAAGAACTAAAAGATACAGCCTTTACAGGGCAGTTTAATTTAAGTTTTTCTAAACCTGAAAAACTTTTGTGGAATACTGCTTTTTCGATTAAGCTGCCGAAATTCCAAATAGCCGGCAACAAAATCGATAAATCCATACTCAGCTTTAAGGCTGATGGAACCGATGACCTTATAAACCTTAAAAACCTAAAATTAACTAATTCCGATATAAATTTATCTGCCCAAGGCTCCTATAAAATAAAAGAAATTTTACCTAATTTTTATTTAAATATTTCAAAATTTAAATTACCATCGGGCGAAAATATGGCTATGAACCTAAACGTCTCGTCAAATAAAAATAAAATATTTTTAAAAATTCCCCGTGCCGATATCGGCAAGGCCTCGTTAGAAAACATACAGGGCCTATTTGAGAAAAAAATAGGAAAAACGGATATGTATCTTTCCGGAAAAGATCCCAGCGGAGGTTTCAACATTGACGGAACATGGACTCATCCGGCAAAAAACGGATCGTCCAACAAAAATCAGGGTTATTTAGAGCTTCATGGAACCATAGACAGCATAAGTATTGAAAATATTTACAATGGAGCGGTTTCCGTTACCGATTTAACCGTTCCCATGCAAAAATTATTGGAGACTTCAATCGCTCCCGTTCAAATGACAAGCGAATTTTATATATCAAGCGACTTTGAACACTTTTCGTATAATATAATACAGGCTGTTCTTGCATCAAAATCTAAAAACGGATTTTATAGCTTGTTTTCTCTGCAAGGGAACGAATCTTCTCTTAATATAAGCGATATCGATGTTCTCTTTAATAATATGAATCTACGGGGAAACATAAATTCGGCCTTTGAAAAGGACAGCATGATTTTTGATTCGCTTCTAACCTTAAACGATATAAGCTATAAGGTTTCAGGTCTTTTGACTGATGAAATGATAAGTATTTACGGAGATTATGA
The DNA window shown above is from Treponema denticola and carries:
- the tmk gene encoding dTMP kinase gives rise to the protein MIGLMILPNFVVFEGIDGSGTTSQMRLLKERFESEDKSSLVSFTQEPTSGPIGTLIRSALQGSLKLAPETMTRLFAADRCEHIYGLQGIIKQVNDGRAVFSDRYVFSSLAYQAAAGAAGLAKLQNEGFPLPEFLFFFDLPVDISMNRVMERSNTLEIYEEKTFQYKVQDEYKKIIDEYRLKEPKMNIVVINAVEQIEEIHEKLWSILKDLPKI
- a CDS encoding DbpA RNA binding domain-containing protein translates to MSNKIRIEDEEQLISSLKDVVEAIKTQENPEELNLYRRIFKKAVPLTMRSYVAAYFIKQTGMGGSRIYKKDNRNGLGKGTFKQNSARPSRPKVILAEEESTSLFIGVGRKRGIFPKDIITLLIQGAGISREHIGDIRILDNYCFVQVMQDEAETIIEKLNNSYYRGKNLTVSHSRKPEDENFEDSETFESIENYAEAENNHSQTESAV
- a CDS encoding tetratricopeptide repeat protein, producing the protein MAISVVDQGKKLLSKKKYNDVISLLEPHVVEYRDSFAFHFYLGLASFHVGDIQGAMDYFLRARQIKPTDSDLLSTYAAMALRRSLTTEAVEYYLQALEHNPNCKLAKKGLDIIRKNNSPEKLGNFVQSGKIKTLFPRPGHEEKKGRIVAVALVLGISIISFVFIVPYITKTRQFSDSGRANLEEFKLDSNERKYAVDMEGSYIYVLTQSQILKAYSDAQTYFNTHRDNAAQVEINRLLSSNASFSIKQKSRLLMDYFEEPGFDNIQDIYSYAQVKQEPLLYLDCWVVWKGMPANIQTGTYSTAFNLLVGYDTKQILEGVVPVFCDFVSKIDPDRPVNVLGQIIIKDGTVCLKGKGIHQTQKPAEND
- a CDS encoding tol-pal system YbgF family protein, producing the protein MKKNFILFFLLFTVNAFTQNYTDYMSSGLDAYARSDWSSALFSFQKAMEVSKKSLDEPLYWLIMANASARNYQVALNDIETFFKRFPNSPKAAEIMYQQGRICCLSAKHDQSINILYGFLRKYSNHRQTASAYYWIGENLYMVGRLKDARTIFSRVIIDYPSSAKVEPSRYKIALIDQASTQDELLKLLKISHEELLKLSEESEKNKKIYEQTVAAYQKQSSDTGGDMRIAELSEQLKMERKRNEELHDQLVMLELKNQELLATLAKMDAKYTSEMVADEETPEADYSDPDARRAAIEALIKKAKILQNMYNQLLEGNDQ
- a CDS encoding sigma 54-interacting transcriptional regulator, translated to MKDCVYSVYSKEDAKHFIKEVGTLWNVSLTFDSSKIVDILKEKHFDFVIIDAESGGLFLPDILELIKNEFPNIHIFIIIHCKQNDLQYNLLSSHVSEVFEIPKDFKGIYDKIENFFLEELCKEKTPAYTKEDENIQIIKKEIIGISKEICELREFIYRAANSNLPVFLSGETGVGKGVTANLIHRLSQVKNKKFLPINVSCIPESLAESFLFGTEEGSFTGAVKKEGAFFEASGGTIFLDEMETLSPDIQAKLLHVLESGLISPVGSTKSKQVEFRLIAAANEDLQKMINEKKFRQDLYYRLHVLHHEIPPLRNRKEDIKHIAQAYLSKAEKTISDGAQAKLNSHNWPGNIRELYNCLDRACNLAGSEEKIENRHIKF
- the rpe gene encoding ribulose-phosphate 3-epimerase codes for the protein MDRCFKLSPSLLSADFSKLGEELAFIEKNGGDWVHIDVMDGQFVPNLTFGPPVIKAIRPCSKLVFDVHLMVNNPENLVAAFADAGADYFTFHAEASIHSDRLIADIRSHGMKAGVSIVPSTPVGMLEEIAPLTDLILVMSVNPGFGGQKLIPYCLEKVKRLRSLRDEKKYNYLISVDGGIDSKNVGLVIDAGADVIVSGSAFFSGDLRI